In Nicotiana tabacum cultivar K326 chromosome 19, ASM71507v2, whole genome shotgun sequence, one DNA window encodes the following:
- the LOC107792290 gene encoding flavonol sulfotransferase-like: protein MAEVRDTTPNYPVEEIFKWFCEGKSFCGPFWDHVTTYWKASVDRPNRVFFLTYEDLKSDTLGYVKKLAEFMGKPFSEDEEIQGVAEKIVTRYSFQGLSILEVNKTGGTGLISNNAFFRTGEVGDWKNLLTEDMAKSIDQITQRNFSLWA from the coding sequence ATGGCTGAAGTTAGAGATACGACTCCTAATTATCCAGTCGAAGAAATATTTAAGTGGTTTTGTGAAGGAAAATCGTTTTGTGGACCTTTTTGGGATCACGTTACAACATACTGGAAAGCAAGTGTAGATAGACCAAATAGAGTGTTCTTTTTGACGTACGAAGATTTGAAGAGCGATACTTTGGGTTATGTGAAGAAGTTAGCAGAGTTTATGGGGAAGCCTTTCTCTGAAGATGAAGAAATACAAGGCGTGGCTGAAAAAATAGTGACTCGCTATAGTTTTCAAGGTTTGAGCATCTTAGAGGTGAATAAGACTGGGGGGACAGGATTAATTAGTAACAATGCATTTTTTCGAACAGGAGAAGTTGGCGACTGGAAAAATCTTTTGACGGAGGATATGGCTAAATCCATTGATCAAATAACACAAAGAAATTTCAGTCTTTGGGCTTAA